From the Euphorbia lathyris chromosome 6, ddEupLath1.1, whole genome shotgun sequence genome, one window contains:
- the LOC136234134 gene encoding receptor-like protein 51, with the protein MLPSPLPPKPPFFLLLLLLLSTAVKAATPKAATTAASPTSSATPSPTSAPATPTPSSSTHSTLDPKQLRALQSLDIPTARDPCLQPSPHNSTICDSSSPFRHLISLQLSNCSSDLSFSSTALKSLSTLQSLTFTNCPVSPIRFPSDLALSLHSFTCIRSLKRLTGVWLSHFLNLTDLTVSNVPVNATGLYVVFGNMHKLKSATISNANVTGYIPKHLPLNLTHVDFSGNALKGRIPSSISILENLERLNLSSNALTGEIPPNFGDLISLKNVSLRSNSLSGSIPDSMSAIPGLVHVDLSSNQFNGTIPRFFAEMKQLRYLNLANNEFHGVFPFNVTFLKRLSVFKIGGNSNLCYNHTILSSKLKLGISPCDKHGMPMSPPPAKESSSADSESDSSDYDDSDEDDSENKGEKHHGPNKVVLGIAIGLSSIVFLIVFLILISKRCG; encoded by the coding sequence ATGTTACCTTCTCCATTACCTCCTAAGCCACCattcttcctccttctcctcctcctcctctccaCCGCCGTTAAAGCTGCCACCCCTAAAGCAGCCACCACCGCTGCTTCACCCACAAGTTCAGCCACTCCTTCTCCTACCTCTGCTCCTGCTACTCCTACTCCTTCTTCTTCTACTCACTCCACTTTAGACCCTAAACAGCTCAGAGCTCTGCAATCTCTGGACATCCCAACTGCTAGAGACCCTTGTTTACAACCTTCTCCTCACAACTCTACCATATGTGATTCCTCTTCTCCTTTTCGCCATCTCATTTCTCTGCAACTCTCTAACTGCTCCTCTgatctttctttctcttctacTGCTTTAAAATCACTATCCACTCTTCAATCTCTTACCTTTACCAACTGTCCTGTTTCCCCAATTCGTTTCCCTTCAGATCTTGCCCTCtctcttcattctttcacttgCATTCGCTCTCTCAAACGCCTCACTGGTGTCTGGCTCTCTCATTTTCTCAATCTCACCGATCTTACTGTAAGTAATGTGCCTGTTAATGCTACTGGTCTTTATGTTGTGTTTGGTAATATGCATAAGCTCAAGTCTGCTACTATCTCTAATGCTAATGTTACTGGATATATACCCAAACATCTGCCTCTTAATCTTACCCATGTGGATTTTTCTGGTAATGCGCTCAAAGGAAGAATACCGAGTTCGATTTCAATCCTTGAAAACCTTGAAAGGCTCAATCTTTCCTCCAATGCTCTTACTGGTGAAATACCCCCAAATTTTGGTGACTTGATCTCGTTAAAGAATGTATCTTTGAGGTCTAATTCGCTATCTGGTTCAATTCCTGATTCAATGTCAGCAATTCCAGGTCTGGTTCATGTTGATCTGAGTTCAAATCAGTTCAATGGAACAATACCAAGATTTTTTGCAGAAATGAAGCAATTAAGGTACTTGAATCTAGCCAACAATGAGTTCCATGGAGTTTTTCCTTTCAATGTTACTTTTTTGAAGAGATTGAGTGTGTTCAAGATTGGAGGAAACAGTAATTTATGTTACAACCATACAATTTTGTCATCAAAATTGAAACTTGGAATATCTCCTTGTGATAAGCATGGGATGCCAATGTCACCACCACCAGCAAAAGAATCATCATCAGCAGATAGTGAGAGTGATTCATCAGATTATGATGATAGTGACGAGGATGATTCAGAGAACAAGGGAGAGAAACATCATGGGCCTAATAAGGTTGTTCTTGGTATAGCAATTGGACTCTCTTCTATAGTTTTCCTCATTGTTTTCCTTATACTTATCTCAAAAAGGTGTGGCTGA
- the LOC136232812 gene encoding caffeic acid 3-O-methyltransferase codes for MTPPRDVSEEEEANLFAMQLASASVLPMVLKSAIELDLLEIMKKAGDGAFLSPSEIAYHLPTTNPDAPVMLDRMLRLLASYSVLNCSLRTLPDGQFLRLYGLAPVCKFLTKNEDGVSIGALCLMNQDKILMESWYHLKEAVLEGGIPFNKAYGMSAFEYHGKDERFNKVFNTGMSDHSTITMKKLLETYKGFEGLNTIVDVGGGTGAVLAMILSKYPSIQAINFDLPHVVHDAPSYPGVEHVGGDMFVSVPKGDAIFMKWICHDWSDEHCLKLLKNCYKALPSKGKVVVAECVLPVAPDTSLATKSVIHIDCIMLAHNPGGKERTLKEFEALAKGAGFQGFQLMCCAFNTYVMEFLKTPLSL; via the exons ATGACACCACCAAGAGATGTATCGGAGGAGGAAGAAGCGAACCTATTCGCGATGCAGTTAGCCAGTGCGTCGGTTCTACCGATGGTACTCAAATCGGCGATAGAGCTAGATTTGCTTGAAATAATGAAAAAAGCAGGAGACGGTGCGTTTCTTTCTCCTTCGGAGATTGCTTATCACTTGCCGACTACTAACCCAGACGCTCCGGTCATGTTGGATCGTATGTTGCGCCTTCTCGCTAGCTACTCTGTTCTCAATTGCTCTCTCCGGACTCTTCCCGACGGCCAATTTCTAAGGCTATACGGTCTTGCTCCCGTTTGCAAATTCTTAACCAAAAACGAAGATGGTGTTTCGATTGGTGCGCTTTGCCTAATGAATCAGGATAAGATCCTGATGGAAAGCTGGTATCATCTGAAAGAGGCAGTTCTAGAAGGTGGAATTCCATTTAATAAGGCGTATGGAATGTCGGCATTCGAATACCATGGAAAAGATGAAAGATTCAACAAGGTTTTCAACACAGGAATGTCTGATCACTCTACGATTACAATGAAGAAATTACTTGAAACATACAAAGGTTTTGAAGGTCTTAATACCATTGTTGATGTTGGTGGTGGTACCGGAGCTGTACTTGCTATGATTCTCTCCAAATACCCTTCTATTCAAGCCATTAACTTTGATTTGCCCCACGTTGTTCACGACGCCCCTTCTTATCCCGGTGTGGAACATGTTGGCGGAGACATGTTTGTTTCTGTTCCAAAAGGAGATGCCATTTTCATGAAG TGGATATGTCATGATTGGAGCGATGAACATTGCTTGAAATTGTTGAAAAATTGCTACAAGGCGTTACCCTCAAAAGGGAAAGTGGTGGTAGCAGAATGCGTACTTCCGGTAGCACCAGACACGAGCCTTGCCACGAAAAGTGTAATCCACATTGACTGCATAATGCTGGCTCATAATCCAGGCGGCAAAGAAAGGACTCTAAAGGAATTTGAGGCATTAGCTAAGGGAGCTGGCTTTCAAGGCTTTCAACTTATGTGTTGTGCTTTCAATACCTATGTCATGGAATTCCTCAAGACCCCTCTCTCACTTTAA